The Mesorhizobium sp. INR15 region CCGCAGAAAGATATATAGGAACTACAATTGTTCCACTATTTGCAACGCCTGATGGTAAATTAAAAGACCCAACTACTACTGTATTTACGCCTATTAACGCTGTAACAAAATAAAGACCGGCACTCGCATTGCTAGGATAGGTAATCTCGACAAAGCTAAGCCCAGCCGGAGCAGAGGTATTGTTGGCTAAGACGTCGCCATACGCACTAATGCCCATCGCCGTGAGTGGTGGCCGCACCATTTTGCGAGGCGACCCCGCCTCCATCTCCCAACGTCCGCCGCGGGCCGCGGCACCGACGAGGCCCGTTGCCGCCGAAACCGGCGCACCTGTCGCGCGCGACAGGCCTTCAACGAAAGCCTTCCCGCAGGCACCTTCACCCGTGCGGCAGCCCCAAAGCAGCAGATCGCCGTCAGGTCTTAATGCATCCCCAACCGCAGCGAGTTCGTCCGCGAACCGATCAATGCTCGCGAGCGAGATCGCGCCTTCGCTGAAGCTGAGTTCGCCCGAACGGCCATGAACGACAATGTGGATTGCGTCGAGGTCTTCGCGGCCGTGCAAGGCGCGCGCGATCTCCTGCAACGCGGGCATTGCGCCGCTGAGGAGCACCGGAAGGACGCCCGGCCTCAGTCCTGCGACGAGAATGGGAACGTCAGCGACAGACGGGTCGATGAAGGCGATTTCGCGAGGGCTTTTCATCTTGTTGCCCCCCGGCTGAGTTGGTTCGAGGTGACGTCGCTTGTGTCGTTCAGAGTTGCCGTTATCTTGGGGTTGAAATCGCCAACGGACCAAGTCCCGGCATTTTTGCCAGCAGAATTCCAGCTGCCGTTGTAGACAGCGATAGTGCTCGGACCCGGAGCGTTTGGTCCTACAAGGTAATTTCCAGCCGGGAGGGTTTCGGAAATCGCGAAAGTACCTCCGAAATTTGTTGGGACAATAAATTGCCCAATAATATTCAACGTACCGCCGTCGTTTAATACTATGAAATACGTGCCGGCAGCCGTACCGGCGGACCATCGACCGAAAACGGCAATCCGTTCACCTTTGCCTGCTGAGTTCAATGTGACGGAAAACACTCCCGTGTGGCCCGCCAGGCCGGCGTCCGTTAGCGGCGGTTGCCTCGCCGCGTCTGCCGCCCGTGCCCCTAGTTCCCACCGTCCGCCGAGCGCTTTCGATCCAACGAGATCGTTCGCCGCCGCAACCGGCGCTCGAGTTGCGCGCGACAGCGCATCCACGAAGCCCAGGCCGGCGGCGGATGCGCCCACGTTGCAGCTCCAAAGCAGCAGATCGCCAAATCCACCCAGCGCCCTTCCGATCGAGCGCAGATCCTTCGCCTCGCTCTTTAGCGTCTCAGCCGACCACTCGCCGGCGGCGAAGCTCACCCGCCCGGGAGCGCCGTGCGCAATGACGTGAACGGCATCGAGACGTTCGCGGCCTTCGAGCGCCTGCGCCATCTGGCGCGCGGCCGGGCGATCGGCGTCGAGCACGAACGCCTCGACTTCGGGCCGCAAGTTTCCCAGGATCGTGCCGAGATCGGACACCAAGGGATCGACGAAAAGCAGTTCGGAGGCTCGGGTCATGGCGAGATCCTGTTGGTTCGGATTGGGTTCAAATCTGGAAGCTCGCTGGCGACGCTTGGCGTGGCCGGGTCGAGCGGGCGGCGAGCGGGCGGATAGACTCTGCTGGGTGGCTGGCGCCGTGGGATCCCACTGCGCCGCATTGGTTTTCGTGGAGGGGATCGTCGAAGCAGAGGCGACTCCGTCGTGGGCCGCCGGATGCAGCAGCTGAGGACGGATGCCCGCCAATCTCCGGAGGATCGTTTCCAGCGCTTGGCTGCAAATCGATTTTGCGCCTATCGAACCGGCGAGTTGCACCACGGCACCGGTCGGCAGGTGATATCATCCGCCCCACTACTCAATCCCTCCCCAGGTCGCGCCGAAGGCTCGGCGTTAACTGGTCAGCAAACTCTGAAATGGAAAACCGGTCGACCTTCAAACGAATGACGTGCAGCAACGCAGCATCCGCGACAATCGAGGTTGTCATCGCCGTGGCTTGCTCAACCTTGACGGCAGTCAGCAAATGGCGGCGAAGTGCGGAACTTAAGGCAAGGCGGCACTCGGACAAATCCCCGTAGCCGACGGCACATTGAGAGTCGACAATTCACAGATGACAAACGGCAAGCGCCTCTGCCTCAACATGATCGTCAAGAACGAGGCGGCAAATATCGAGCGCTGTCTCGACGCGGTTGCCGCGCGCAATGTGTCCTAGTGAAATGCATGGGTTCCCTTCCACAATTTCGAGCAGGCGCATAACGAAGCCGCTCCGCGGAGGCATTAGCATGAGCACCATCGGCCTATGCATGATCGTCAAGAACGAGGCGAAGGTCATCCTGCAATGTCTCACCAGCGTGCTGCCCCTTGTCGATTATGTGCTCATCGTCGACACCGGTTCCGAGGACGGTACACAAGAGCTCATCCGCGACTTCCTCGCCGCTCACAATGTCCAGGGCGCTGTTATCGACGAACCGTGGCGTGACTTCGCATATAACCGCACTTTCGCCCTTGACCGGTTGCGCGAGGTCGAGACTGTCGACTACGCGATGATCATCGACGCGGACGATTTTCTGATTCGGGATTCCAGCTTCGATCCAGTCGCATTCAAGTCGCGGATGGAACACGATCTATACGACGTTGAAGTCTCTCACGCCGGCATTTCGTTTTATCGCCCTCAGATATGTCGCAACAGATTGCCCTTCTCCTTCAAGGGTGTGCTGCATGAATATCTCGAGGCTCCGCCAGGCCCTTTAACGCGCGAGACGGCCAAGGGCTTTCGTATCGCGACGGGCCGTGGCGGAGCGCGCAGTCAAAATCCACGAAAGTACCAGGACGACGCGGCCGTTCTTGAAAATGCGCTTGTCACGGAGACTGACCCGTTCCTGATTTCGCGGTACACGTTCTATTTGGCGCAGAGCTATAGGGACTTCAGTGAACGTGAGAAGGCGCTGGAGCACTACCTAAGGCGCGCGGAACTGGGTTTCTGGGCCGAAGAGGTCTATGTAAGCCTCCTTGAGGCTGGTAACCTGATGGCCGCTCTGGACCGGCCATTCGAAGAGGTCGTCGCCGTTTACGAGCGTGCGACTGAGACAGTATCCACCCGCGCGGAAGCGCTGCATGAGGCGAGCCGTTACTGCCGCAACCAAGGCCGGAACACAGAAGGGCAGGAGTATGCGCGTCGCGGCTTGAGCCTCACCGAGCCTGCCGGACTTTTCGTTCAGCCTTGGGTCTACGACTACGGACTGCTCGATGAGTTTTCGATCAACGCATACTGGGCAGGCGCATACCGGGAGACACTCGATGCCTGCTTAAAGCTGCTGGCTTCCGACAAATTGCCAACGGACATACTAAAGCGAGTGGTAGCCAACGCGCGTTTTGCCGCCGACAAGCTTCCAGTTTATGAGCCGCCGAAACCGGGGACACTCGGCGCTGAGAGCTTGGTCGAACAGCACAAGCTGGTTCCGCAGCGGTCGTTGCGGTCGCGGTTGAAGGGCATGCCACGCGTTCTGGTGTCGATCTTGGCAAAACAGAAGGAGCCCGCGCTCGCGCTTTACCTCGAATGTATCGAGGCGCTCGATTACCCGAAGGACTCGATTGTCCTCTATATCCGGACAAACAACAACACCGACAGGACCGAGCACCTATTGCGCGAATGGCTGGAGCGCGTCGGCCACCTCTATGCGGCGGTTGAGATCGACGCCTCGGACGTAGTCGATCGGGTCGAGCAGTTTGGCGAGCACGAATGGAATGAGACGCGTTTCAGGGTGCTTGGCCGAATCCGCAACATAAGTTTGCGGAAAACTCTCGAGCACGGCTGCGATTTCTATTTTGTTGTCGACGTCGACAATTTCGTGCGGTCGGCGACGCTGCGAGAGCTTGTCGCGCTCGACCTGCCGATCGTTGCTCCGCTGCTTCGCTCCATCTCGCCCGGCAAATACTATTCGAACTACCACGCCGAGGTCGACGCGAACGGCTATTACATGCAGTGCGATCAATATGGTTGGGTGCTCAATCGCCATGTGCGCGGCGTCATAGAGATGCCGCTCGTACATTGCACCTATCTCGTCCGTGCCGATGTGCTGACCGAGCTAACATACGAGGACGACACACCGCGCTATGAGTACGTGATCTTTGCCGACAGTGCCAGGAAGGCCGGCATCGTTCAGTATCTGGATAACAGGCAGGTCTATGGCTACATTACTTTCGGTGACGGTGAACACCATCTGAGCGACGGGATCGAGCGCGCACGAGAGTTGTTGCACGGAGCAGGCGACACCCCCGCATTCACTGGCGCCACGCCCTCTGGCCCTACACCGATGCCAGCTCGTCTTGTCGAGACGGATTCGCCCAAAATTCACCTGATAAACCTCGACCGCAGCGTCGAGCGCTGGAGCAGATATCAAGGCAATAACTGGCATCTAGTGCACAATACCACTCGAGTGTCGGCCGTTGATGGCGTTTCCCTCGACAGGGAGGCGCTCATAAACGAGGGTCTGATTGCCGATGACTGCTCATATCCCGCAGGCGCTTTGGGATGTGCGCTGTCCCACATCAACCTGTGGAAGCTCTCGGTCTCAGAAAACAAAACAATCACTATCTTCGAAGACGACGTTCGATCGTCATTGCGATTTATGGAGGAATCCGCCACCATCCTCTCTCAAGCACCTCGAGACTGGGACATGATCCTGTGGGGGTACATTTTCGATCCATTGTTCCTATGGTTGGACCTTGGTTTCTCCAAGGCCAAGATCGATTTTTACGACCGTCGATACAAGAATAACGCTGCCCTGTTTCAGTCCGAGAAATTCTCCAGATCCCTCATCAGAGTAGTGCACTCATTTGGGACTCAGGGCTACACAGTCACGCCAAGAGGCGCACGAATACTTCTTGAAAAATGTCTGCCGCTACGAAAAAGGGTTATTCCATTCCCTGGCACTGGAGTAGTCCTCGACGACACTGGCATCGACTGCGCAATGTCAGCCGCGTACGACTCTATGAAGGCTTTCGTTTGTATGCCGCCGCTCGTCATCCATGATGACGAGCAGACGTCAGATCGGACAGCCGCGGATCAACGAGAACCGAGCTAGTTTGCCGTCGGCGATGAGGTGCATTCGATGACGCAAAGCACGCCCGATGGTTCCCGCGAAGCCTTCGCGCGCATTTACCAAAGCAACGAGTGGGGCTCCGCGGAATCGCGCTCCGGCCTCGGTTCAGCACACGCGACGACGCATCGCGTGCGAACCATATTGCCGATGCTTTTACGGGCACTTGATGTAAAATCCATGCTCGATGCGCCCTGCGGCGACTTCAACTGGATGCGCTTCGTCGACTTGGGTAAAACGCACTACATCGGTTGCGATATTGTTCCGGAAGTCATCGAAACGAATCGCATGCGATACGCTAATCGCGAATTCCATGTGCTCGATCTAGCTGCCGAACTCCTGCCCAATGTCGACCTCATTTTTTCACGCGACTGTCTCCAGCATCTGACCGAGCCCGATATCTGGCACGCGCTGCGCAACTTCAAGAGGTGCGGCGCGCGCTGGCTGTTCACCTCAAGCCATTCGACCTCCGCGCAGGACATCGCGCTGGAAACGGGCGGATTCGGATTTCTCAACTTGCAGCAACCGCCATTCTCGTTGCCCCTACCACTCCTCGTCATGCCGGAGGAGCACTACGCATCGAAGGCGATGTGTTTGTGGGATATGACGCAAATCGGTGCGTGAGAAAACAGAGCCACTGCCGATTCAAATGCTCTTCCCTGCCGCGAAGGCAACATAGCAACTTACGCTGGCGCTGTGGAGGGCATCAGACGATGCTTGCCGGGAGATTGACATGACAAACCTTGCACTCAACAAACCCGCAACACAGAGTTCTATTTCGGAGTGGTCATTTGGCCGGCGCCCTGAGGAAGATGCGAAGGGTGGGAACAACGGCAATATCTCCACCGAGATGGGTTTTCACACTAAGCGAGAACAGGACCCGTGGTGGCAAGTCGACCTAGGGGATGAATTCTTAGTCTATAAGGTTATCCTCTATAACCGGCAGCATCAAGCACATAGGTTGAGGCACTTCAGTCTTTTAAGATCGTTGGATGGTCAACACTGGTCGGTTTTCTATAGAAAAATCGACAGCGCAATCTTTGGTGACTCCGATCCTCGCCCTTATGTCGCGGATATCTCTGGAGATCATCCCGCCCGATTCGTCAGAGTGCAGCTTGATGGTTACGAATGCCTGCACTTTAGTGAATGCCAAGTTTTTGGTGTCCCTCTTGATCAAGCGACACGTGAGAAAATTACGAAGAATGAAGGCTTGGCAACCGCTATTCCGAAAGGGCGAGATGGATATCTGACGAACGTAGGCGGATTTAGCGTGTTCGTGGATACCAGAGACTATATTCCTACCATTATTACTGCCCTTGACAACAACTCATATGAGCGCCGCGAGCGGCATTTGACTGCCGAACTACTTCATCCCTCAGACCGTGTCATCGAAGCTGGAACCGCAATTGGGATAGTGGCGATGACGGCCGCACTGATCGTGGGGGCGGAAAATGTCCTAACCTTCGATGCGAATCCGGACATTATCGAACACGCTCGGCAAAACTTTGACCGGAATGGGCTTTCCAAGATTCTGTCGCGCAACGGTGTGTTAAAAAATCGACGGAAGATCGCGGGAAGCGATGAAACGGTGGACTTCTATATTGACAAGGCTTTTTGGGCCTCCAGGCTCGATGCGTCTTTGACCACACCGGGAATCGTAAAAACAGTACAGATTCCGATCTACTGCCTTGAAGACGCCATATGCACCCATGCTGCAAATGTTCTTATCTGCGACATCGAAGGTGGGGAAACTGAACTCCTGATGGAGGCCGATTTGACAGCCATTCGGCTGATCATCATGGAAACACACTATGCGGTTTCAGGTGAGACCGTGACAGACGCAATGATGCGAAAGCTTGTTTTAGAGGGGTTTTCCTTTCATCTTGGCCACTCCGGGGATAATTTTGTAGTCCTACGCCGGTAATCAGAGGTCTGTGATGAAGCGGAGAGAGTTTGCCGCGCTAATTGTCACGTCAGCGGGCTTCAGCGTGTTTCCGCCACTGCTTGCGATGCGGAGGAACCCCGAGAGGAGCTATGCAGCCGTGACACCCCTCTCTTCGGAAAAGTTGCTCACCGCCCCCATCGAGCTCGCCGGCGACTGGGGCCACATGCTTCCTCGCTCCGCCGAGCAGGTCGTTGAGCGCATGCGGCATGCCTGCCTCGATGGCGTGCGGCTGCTCTCCGACCGCCAGCCGACGCGGCTGCGCGTCGACGAGCACACGTCCGGCTCGCCGGCCATCTGGCTGCACCCTGATGGCAGCAGCATGGCGTGGATCATCGTCGACATCGGCGAGCGAGACTGGTCGAAGCTCGCCTACCAGTTCGGCCACGAGCTCGGCCATGTCCTTTGCAACAGCTGGCAGCCGGACGCCAGGCCAGCGCCCCCCTGCCAATGGCTCGAGGAAGCCATGGTGGAGGCCCACTCGTTACGCGGGCTCGGGCGACTGGCGAAAAGCTGGAAGGAGGCTCCGCCCTTCGCCGGCGACAACGCGTTCGGCGATGCCATTGCCAAGTATCGCGAGAATATCATCGAAGGCTATACCGTGCTCGCCGATAGCCAGGGGCTCACTCGCGACGCTGCGGCGTGGTTCGCCGATCATCGCAGAGAAATCGAGATACCGAACCTCAATCCATTCGCTCAGGCGATGTCACTGACGATTCTCGCCGAATACGACCGCGCGCCGGACTGTGTCGAGGCGCTGGGCGCACTTAACCGTTGGCCTGGCCGCACGGGTATCCCTATCGCTGAGTACCTGAAGCGATGGGAGGCGAGCTGTGTCGAACTGCAGGCCTCGCCGCGACTGCCGGTCCGGCTGCGCGAGCTGTTGCGGGTCACCTGATCAGCCAGAGGATGAGGGAGGAAACCCTCCGCTTGCGATCTTCGGAAACCGCACCGAGCCAGTGGCAGGCAAAGCCGCGGCGGCGGCCGCGAAATGAGGTCCGCTTTTGCCTCCGAGGTGGTCCTCTACGGCGACAAGCCAAGGTGACGCTCGAGGTTGTGTACTCTTCCACAATCAAGCGTCGTTGGATTTGGATTATTGGAGGGCGGTGTGCGTCGCCGATCGCGAGAAATTGGAGGTCAGACATCGGCTTGCGGGTCACGAGCCTCACGACGCGATCCATGCCCCGAACCGCCAGACGAACCTGCGATGCCTCACGTGAATACAGTTCAGCGTGGTCTATGTCGTCGTGCCCCAGCACATCCATGAGCTGCCTGGTCGAAGCCTCTGCCTCGGCGAGATAGACGCCGAGTGACTTTCTTAGTCCGTGCAGCATCAGCACCTTCGCAAGCCCTGCAAGCTTGCACCAGAGGCCTCGGCTCTGGCCTGTATTGCGACATCGCATTCGCAGCGTTGTCAAAACAGCTGATTTAGCGCTCAACTTTTCGGATGAGCCCGATCTCCCCTTTGATCTCTTCCGCGAAGAGTTTTGATCCGACATCCGTCAGATGCCCGCTGTCGAAATGGACAGGGGTTTCGTCGGCGTACAACGGGCATTTCCGGTCGGGGCACACGATATCGAGCACGGACACATACAAGGCCGATGTCCCAGCCATCGTGGCCTTCATCACCTTATCCGCGTCGAAAACGCGGCTGCGGATCTCGCCTTCGGAAACAGTGGAGCGGTCCCCCCGCAGCCACCGACGCGCTAGAATGACAGGCACCTCTTCCACGTAAGCCGGTGATTGTCCAAGGATAGCGACGGTCGTTTCAGGGGGAAATTCTGACATCTCCCTTTTTAAGAACTGCATGGCCTGCTCGTCGTAAAACCACCGTCCTGACGCGTAAAACCACCTTGACGACATGATGACAAGCTTTGGCCGGTTCTTCTTGATCCACTCGAATGCAGCGTCATTGAAGGCCCTGCAATTGGGTCGCCGCGGAAAATCAAGCCCGATAATCGGCGGGCAGCCGGAAGCGTTCAATTGGGCGAACACGAAACCCTCACCTTCAAGAATGGGTCGAAGCCCAACCGTGTAATGCGCGGCATAACTGTCGCCCCAAAGCAGCGCGACCGATCCTCCGACGGGAAGGCAGGCGGCTTGATCTATGTCTGCGTAGGTCTGCCCGGGTCCGACGAAACACTGACCAAAGCGATAGTCCGCACGCATGCGGAGATCGTACTTTGAGCTATAGGCAAGGAGTCGCTGAACGTCGGCGGGCAGTCTGTTGAGGAAGCCGCCATTTACTGACGTGAAAAACGCCAACGCGAGTGATGCGACGACGCCCAACGCGGACAGTTCGAAAATCCGGCGCTGTCGCCAGAACCCTTTTCGGTTGCGAGTCGGTATTTCGATAAATTGGTAGAAGAGCACGGCCAGACCCAACGATATGGCGACGGTGCCTGTCAGGAACATCGAGGGCGATGCGTCAGGGTAAAGTTGCCTGGCGAAGACGATGACGGGCCAATGGACAAGATAGAGGCTGTAGGAACAGCGGCCGATATAGTTCAGCGGTTCCAGACCAAGAACGCGGCTGGCAAAATTCGGATGCTGTCCACCCCAGATCATGAGAGCCGCCCCGGCGCACGGAGGCAATGCCGCGA contains the following coding sequences:
- a CDS encoding DUF4347 domain-containing protein gives rise to the protein MTRASELLFVDPLVSDLGTILGNLRPEVEAFVLDADRPAARQMAQALEGRERLDAVHVIAHGAPGRVSFAAGEWSAETLKSEAKDLRSIGRALGGFGDLLLWSCNVGASAAGLGFVDALSRATRAPVAAANDLVGSKALGGRWELGARAADAARQPPLTDAGLAGHTGVFSVTLNSAGKGERIAVFGRWSAGTAAGTYFIVLNDGGTLNIIGQFIVPTNFGGTFAISETLPAGNYLVGPNAPGPSTIAVYNGSWNSAGKNAGTWSVGDFNPKITATLNDTSDVTSNQLSRGATR
- a CDS encoding glycosyltransferase family 25 protein, coding for MSTIGLCMIVKNEAKVILQCLTSVLPLVDYVLIVDTGSEDGTQELIRDFLAAHNVQGAVIDEPWRDFAYNRTFALDRLREVETVDYAMIIDADDFLIRDSSFDPVAFKSRMEHDLYDVEVSHAGISFYRPQICRNRLPFSFKGVLHEYLEAPPGPLTRETAKGFRIATGRGGARSQNPRKYQDDAAVLENALVTETDPFLISRYTFYLAQSYRDFSEREKALEHYLRRAELGFWAEEVYVSLLEAGNLMAALDRPFEEVVAVYERATETVSTRAEALHEASRYCRNQGRNTEGQEYARRGLSLTEPAGLFVQPWVYDYGLLDEFSINAYWAGAYRETLDACLKLLASDKLPTDILKRVVANARFAADKLPVYEPPKPGTLGAESLVEQHKLVPQRSLRSRLKGMPRVLVSILAKQKEPALALYLECIEALDYPKDSIVLYIRTNNNTDRTEHLLREWLERVGHLYAAVEIDASDVVDRVEQFGEHEWNETRFRVLGRIRNISLRKTLEHGCDFYFVVDVDNFVRSATLRELVALDLPIVAPLLRSISPGKYYSNYHAEVDANGYYMQCDQYGWVLNRHVRGVIEMPLVHCTYLVRADVLTELTYEDDTPRYEYVIFADSARKAGIVQYLDNRQVYGYITFGDGEHHLSDGIERARELLHGAGDTPAFTGATPSGPTPMPARLVETDSPKIHLINLDRSVERWSRYQGNNWHLVHNTTRVSAVDGVSLDREALINEGLIADDCSYPAGALGCALSHINLWKLSVSENKTITIFEDDVRSSLRFMEESATILSQAPRDWDMILWGYIFDPLFLWLDLGFSKAKIDFYDRRYKNNAALFQSEKFSRSLIRVVHSFGTQGYTVTPRGARILLEKCLPLRKRVIPFPGTGVVLDDTGIDCAMSAAYDSMKAFVCMPPLVIHDDEQTSDRTAADQREPS
- a CDS encoding class I SAM-dependent methyltransferase produces the protein MTQSTPDGSREAFARIYQSNEWGSAESRSGLGSAHATTHRVRTILPMLLRALDVKSMLDAPCGDFNWMRFVDLGKTHYIGCDIVPEVIETNRMRYANREFHVLDLAAELLPNVDLIFSRDCLQHLTEPDIWHALRNFKRCGARWLFTSSHSTSAQDIALETGGFGFLNLQQPPFSLPLPLLVMPEEHYASKAMCLWDMTQIGA
- a CDS encoding FkbM family methyltransferase, coding for MTNLALNKPATQSSISEWSFGRRPEEDAKGGNNGNISTEMGFHTKREQDPWWQVDLGDEFLVYKVILYNRQHQAHRLRHFSLLRSLDGQHWSVFYRKIDSAIFGDSDPRPYVADISGDHPARFVRVQLDGYECLHFSECQVFGVPLDQATREKITKNEGLATAIPKGRDGYLTNVGGFSVFVDTRDYIPTIITALDNNSYERRERHLTAELLHPSDRVIEAGTAIGIVAMTAALIVGAENVLTFDANPDIIEHARQNFDRNGLSKILSRNGVLKNRRKIAGSDETVDFYIDKAFWASRLDASLTTPGIVKTVQIPIYCLEDAICTHAANVLICDIEGGETELLMEADLTAIRLIIMETHYAVSGETVTDAMMRKLVLEGFSFHLGHSGDNFVVLRR
- a CDS encoding acyltransferase family protein, which codes for MPKQDYRRDIDGLRAISVLAVLLYHLGISALPGGVVGVDVFFAISGYLIGGRIFQGLAAGQFSFIDFYERRARRILPAYFFVSTLTAVAAYALFMPAELVSFSKSLIASSLFSGNLATQDNYFGPDVETLPLLHYWSLGVEEHFYLLFPVITLLAWRFGRRAFAATLATLLVGSLFASQLILPISPTTAFYWLPFRAWELLIGSMLALPFIEPPKSALTGSIASAAGVLAIVVTLLLYSSATSFPGIAALPPCAGAALMIWGGQHPNFASRVLGLEPLNYIGRCSYSLYLVHWPVIVFARQLYPDASPSMFLTGTVAISLGLAVLFYQFIEIPTRNRKGFWRQRRIFELSALGVVASLALAFFTSVNGGFLNRLPADVQRLLAYSSKYDLRMRADYRFGQCFVGPGQTYADIDQAACLPVGGSVALLWGDSYAAHYTVGLRPILEGEGFVFAQLNASGCPPIIGLDFPRRPNCRAFNDAAFEWIKKNRPKLVIMSSRWFYASGRWFYDEQAMQFLKREMSEFPPETTVAILGQSPAYVEEVPVILARRWLRGDRSTVSEGEIRSRVFDADKVMKATMAGTSALYVSVLDIVCPDRKCPLYADETPVHFDSGHLTDVGSKLFAEEIKGEIGLIRKVER